Proteins encoded together in one Mycolicibacter minnesotensis window:
- a CDS encoding SDR family NAD(P)-dependent oxidoreductase, whose product MGYADSLFDLTDRVVLVTGGSRGLGREMALAAARCGADVLIASRKFEACQATAAAIEAATGRCAMPYAVHVGRWDQLDGLVAAAYDRFGRVDVLVNNAGMSPVYGNQSEVTEKMFDAVVNLNLKGPFRLSALIGERMVAAGRGSIINVSSHGSLRPHPSFIPYAASKAGLNAMTEALAQAFGPTVRVNTLMPGPFLTDISTAWDFAEDANLFGDAALGRAGNPPEIVGAALFLMSDASSYTTGSIVRVDGGSV is encoded by the coding sequence CGCTTTTCGACCTGACCGACCGGGTGGTGCTGGTCACCGGCGGCAGCCGAGGGCTGGGCCGTGAGATGGCGTTGGCAGCCGCCCGATGCGGCGCCGATGTGTTGATCGCCAGCCGCAAGTTCGAGGCCTGCCAGGCCACCGCCGCAGCGATCGAAGCCGCCACCGGGCGCTGCGCCATGCCCTACGCCGTGCACGTCGGACGCTGGGATCAGCTCGACGGATTGGTCGCGGCGGCCTACGACCGATTCGGCCGGGTGGACGTCTTGGTCAACAACGCGGGCATGTCACCGGTCTACGGCAACCAGTCCGAGGTCACCGAGAAGATGTTCGACGCGGTGGTGAACCTCAACCTCAAGGGACCCTTTCGGCTGTCGGCGTTGATCGGTGAGCGGATGGTGGCCGCGGGCCGGGGGTCGATCATCAATGTCAGCTCGCACGGCTCGCTGCGCCCGCACCCGTCCTTCATCCCGTACGCCGCGTCCAAGGCCGGCCTCAACGCCATGACCGAGGCGCTGGCCCAGGCCTTCGGGCCGACCGTGCGGGTCAACACGCTGATGCCCGGCCCGTTCTTGACCGACATCTCCACAGCGTGGGATTTCGCCGAAGACGCCAACCTCTTCGGCGACGCGGCATTGGGCCGGGCCGGGAATCCGCCGGAGATCGTCGGCGCCGCGCTGTTTCTGATGTCGGACGCCTCCAGCTACACCACCGGCTCGATCGTGCGGGTGGACGGCGGCAGCGTCTGA
- a CDS encoding NADPH:quinone oxidoreductase family protein produces MRAIVCEHYGPPEDLVLQELPDPTPGPGTLVVRVRAAAVNFPDVLLIDGKYQLKIPAPFTPGSELAGDVIAVGDGVPFAPGDRVVGTSFVGGFAEQALVPAAAVTRIPEGVDYAAAAGFGITYRTAYHALRSVARITEGDWVVVLGAAGGVGLAAVDLGVAMGAKVLAAASSPEKLDVCRERGAAATVDYDREDLKTRIREITGDGAQAVLDPVGGSYAEPALRSLARGGRFVTLGYAAGAIPAIPLNLVMLKGITVQGMEIRTFATDYPAENERDLAELQRMFADGEVSPYIGARFPLAEAAAAVRYVADRKAVGKVIIDV; encoded by the coding sequence ATGCGCGCGATCGTCTGCGAGCACTACGGCCCACCGGAAGACCTGGTACTCCAAGAGCTTCCGGACCCCACGCCGGGGCCCGGCACCCTCGTGGTTCGGGTGCGCGCCGCGGCGGTCAATTTCCCCGACGTGCTACTGATCGATGGCAAATATCAGCTGAAGATCCCGGCGCCGTTCACGCCCGGCAGTGAACTGGCCGGTGACGTGATCGCCGTGGGCGACGGGGTGCCCTTCGCCCCTGGAGACCGGGTGGTCGGTACGTCCTTCGTGGGCGGCTTCGCCGAGCAGGCACTGGTGCCGGCCGCGGCAGTGACACGAATTCCGGAGGGCGTCGACTACGCGGCTGCGGCCGGATTCGGCATCACCTACCGAACCGCTTACCACGCACTGCGTTCCGTCGCCCGCATCACCGAAGGGGATTGGGTGGTGGTGCTGGGCGCCGCAGGTGGTGTGGGCCTGGCCGCCGTGGACCTGGGTGTGGCGATGGGCGCCAAAGTGCTTGCCGCGGCGTCGAGTCCGGAGAAGCTCGACGTGTGTCGCGAGCGCGGCGCAGCGGCGACGGTGGACTACGACCGGGAAGATCTCAAAACGCGGATCCGCGAAATCACCGGCGACGGGGCGCAGGCGGTACTGGACCCCGTCGGCGGTTCCTACGCGGAACCGGCGCTACGCAGTCTGGCCCGCGGGGGGCGCTTCGTCACCCTCGGTTACGCCGCCGGGGCGATCCCGGCGATTCCGCTGAACCTGGTGATGCTCAAGGGAATCACGGTGCAGGGCATGGAGATCCGGACCTTTGCGACCGACTACCCCGCCGAGAACGAGCGTGACCTGGCCGAACTGCAGCGAATGTTCGCCGACGGCGAGGTCAGCCCCTACATCGGTGCCCGGTTCCCGCTCGCCGAGGCTGCGGCCGCAGTGCGCTACGTCGCCGACCGCAAGGCGGTCGGCAAGGTGATCATCGACGTCTGA
- a CDS encoding lipocalin-like domain-containing protein: MPNTSDEPAGLREALLGGWELSSCDSVDIDSGAVSHPFGTAPRGLILYTADGYMSAQLAGSSDAALPTYIAYGGRFRVEEETATVHHEVSVSMLPELLARPQLRHARVDGDRLTLSASATNDGVTTHNTLVWVRRR, translated from the coding sequence ATGCCGAACACGTCAGATGAGCCCGCGGGATTACGCGAAGCGCTCCTGGGCGGCTGGGAACTATCGTCGTGCGACTCGGTCGACATCGACTCCGGCGCGGTGTCACACCCCTTCGGCACGGCGCCACGCGGCCTGATCCTCTACACCGCCGACGGCTACATGTCGGCGCAACTGGCCGGCAGCTCCGATGCGGCCCTACCCACCTACATCGCCTACGGCGGCCGCTTTCGTGTCGAGGAGGAAACCGCCACCGTGCACCACGAGGTGAGCGTCTCGATGTTGCCCGAGCTGCTGGCCCGACCGCAGTTGCGCCACGCCCGGGTCGACGGTGACCGGCTGACCCTCTCGGCGTCGGCCACCAATGACGGCGTGACGACGCACAACACCTTGGTCTGGGTCAGACGTCGATGA